The following are encoded together in the Lathyrus oleraceus cultivar Zhongwan6 chromosome 3, CAAS_Psat_ZW6_1.0, whole genome shotgun sequence genome:
- the LOC127127755 gene encoding chromatin modification-related protein EAF1 B isoform X1: protein MHECNSGSVYVVNAEVDSMGGVVDGGLGIGLKTSPRRAAIEKAQAELRQEYDVREERRKELEFLEKGGNPLDFKLGNAASVSVQSTSLTDQHQEQFVTSEAKGSFVLTASPHGDSVDSSARPGAPSISEPNTADNLLLFDGENELAEGEKRSLHSYKRNNITPSEQSSQIGGSQNAKETEDSAIFRPYARRNRSRPNHSSRGGSRDGKGLLSDTNKQKDHNAPSVSKPKPTSSNGEKLLKDPTRNDLLNIEYVGPRAHQKFNISTSVSADKLIITLNRDFKEDKCIVPSQDDTVQNPLVLSSGKASADREMNPGASGELELSPRVAVGQPGDDSCPGQTNGFDNIEVDRKGASTEDQNCSVALGLKSFDPESCNAQTSLARDVNSDTNMCTDTEDADANGISLEQSLFEKKLNSSGYEAVKERSKTNIAESAATVDNEHATGYVTHSGSDSIIKNEDIQMNSSCMQNKLKDSSNIRGLHNNDSTILKADKKESVVMFDRSNSTKDEGCERLKVSMDLSVSANPQSTMAEKFTTAVSDCQPCSPHHLKLADKAHEDSILEEARIIEVKRKRIMELSAHTLPSPVLRKSHWNFVLEEMAWLANDFAQERLWKTTAAAQLCHQASFTSRLRFEMQNKNLEMKMLSHTMAKAVMQFWHSVELLLDKDVHDHNSVGGSVESKIVDSNEASRDKRKNSEMETNNYLKGQNPQKTVKLKVHSYALRYLIDSRSHGISSQAEAPTTPDKIFDSGTVDMSWEEHLTEESLFYRVPHTAMETYRKSIESHFLQCEKTGSSIQEEVETSIYDTGAEFGCEDVAYDEDEGETSTYYLPGTYESRRSLKSVQKKHKNRIKAYTQRAIEIGTDLPYAHYSTGAHPSVLSGSRSANLNVGTVPTRRLRTASRQRVVSPFAVVTGTVQALAKTDAASSGDTNSFQDDQYTLHVGSQLQKSMEVESVGDFEKQLPYDCGETSVKIKKKKPKNLGSGYDQGWQLDSVVLSEQRDQSKKRLDSHHFESNGNSGLYGQHNVKKQKMTKQSLETFDNISPINNSIPSPAASQMSNMSNPNKFIRIINGRDRGRKGKPLKNSAGGQPGSGSSWTLFEDQALVVLVHDMGPNWEFVSDAVNSTLQFKCIFRKPKECKDRHKILMDKSAGDGADSAEDSGSSQSYPSTLPGIPKQGSARQLFQRLQGPMEEETLKDHFDKIITIGQKQRYHRNQNDNQDLKQLATVHNSHVIALSQVCPNNLNGGLLTPLDLCDTNVTSPDVLSLGYQGSHAGGLALPNHSSVPSVLPSTGLSSSNPQPSGMGLGNNLSSPSGPMAASVRDSRYGVPRGVPLSADEQQRLQQYNHMISGRNMQQSSMSVPGSHAGSDRGVRMLSGANGMGMMGGISRSIAMARPGFQGMTSSSMLSSGGMLSSSMVGMPSPVNMHPGVSAGQGNSMLRPRDTVHMMRPGHNQGHPRQMMVPELPMQVTQGNSQGIPAFSGMSSAFNSQTTPPSAQQYPGHAQQQSHLSNPHPHLQGPNHTTNSQQAYAIRLAKERQLHQQRYIQQQQQQQQQLAATNAPIPHGQAQSSQAQSQSSSQQVSVSPATPSSPLTPMSSQHQQQKHHLPQPGFSRNPGSSVTSQAVKQRQRQAQQRQYQQPARQHPNQPQHAQAQQQAKLLKGMGRGNMLIHQNNSVDPSHINGLSVASGSQPVEKGDQITQMMQGQTLYPGSGLDPSQPPKPPGSAHPSNNCQLQQKLHSGSTSSSLKQHKPLASSSDSNIQVPVSPVISGHIATPTQPAAVAPNHHQLQVQSQTQSKQINQTQPNIQTTLQHNCQGHSESLSASQPDSLKIDQQPGNSASQVSTSTSMSQGSMDSASVLAVAHTASSQWKSSEPPFGSPMPNPVIQVSSVEGTSVGNAAATESLTVNQGQDPRQSSANLPSHAHNSGPQWQHHQPLSLKQQSLLQPNLSQQSCQLPEQHQPQQHEQEQHFPKDVALQHQPQQVQNLQPEQSSLLIRPPNSNVE from the exons ATGCATGAATGTAACTCCGGATCTGTTTATGTTGTAAATGCTGAGGTTGATTCCATGGGAGGTGTTGTGGATGGCGGACTTGGTATAGGTTTGAAAACCTCTCCGCGCCGAGCAGCAATTGAGAAGGCTCAAGCAGAGCTCAG ACAGGAGTACGACGTTCGTGAAGAAAGAAGAAAGGAGCTAGAATTTCTTGAAAAA GGTGGGAACCCTCTGGACTTTAAGTTAGGAAATGCTGCTTCTGTTAGTGTTCAGTCTACTTCACTTACTGATCAACATCAAGAACAGTTTGTGACCAG TGAAGCAAAAGGTAGTTTTGTATTGACTGCCTCCCCTCACGGTGACTCTGTAGACAGTAGTGCTAGACCGGGTGCTCCTTCTATTAGTGAGCCAAATACTGCTGATAACCTCTTACTTTTTGATGGTGAGAATGAATTGGCTGAAGGAGAAAAGAGATCTTTACATTCATATAAAAGAAATAATATTACTCCTTCAGAACAGTCTTCTCAAATTGGCGGGAGTCAAAATGCTAAAGAGACTGAAGACTCTGCTATATTCCGCCCATATGCACGAAGGAACAGATCAAGACCAAATCATAGTTCCCGTGGGGGTTCAAGGGACGGAAAGGGTTTGTTATCAGATACGAACAAACAAAAGGATCACAATGCACCTTCTGTTTCCAAGCCAAAGCCTACTAGTTCAAATGGCGAGAAACTTCTTAAAGATCCAACAAGAAATGATCTGCTGAATATTGAATATGTGGGTCCTCGAGCTCATCAAAAATTTAATATTAGTACTAGTGTTTCTGCAGACAAACTAATTATTACATTGAATAGAGATTTCAAAGAAGATAAATGTATTGTACCTTCTCAGGATGATACTGTACAGAACCCACTTGTCTTATCTTCTGGCAAAGCTAGTGCAGATAGAGAAATGAACCCAGGAGCTTCAGGTGAACTTGAGCTTTCACCCCGCGTAGCTGTTGGACAACCGGGAGATGATTCTTGTCCTGGTCAGACAAATGGTTTTGACAACATAGAAGTGGACAGGAAAGGTGCATCCACTGAAGACCAAAATTGCAGTGTTGCATTAGGCCTGAAGAGTTTTGATCCAGAATCCTGTAATGCTCAAACTAGTTTAGCTAGAGATGTAAATAGTGATACCAATATGTGTACTGATACAGAAGATGCTGATGCAAATGGAATTTCTTTGGAACAATCTTTGTTTGAGAAGAAACTAAATTCAAGTGGTTATGAAGCTGTAAAAGAAAGGAGTAAGACTAACATTGCTGAAAGTGCTGCTACTGTTGACAATGAACATGCTACTGGTTATGTAACTCATTCTGGTAGTGATAgtatcataaaaaatgaagacATCCAAATGAATAGTTCTTGCATGCAAAACAAATTGAAGGACTCGTCCAATATTAGAGGACTGCATAACAATGACAGTACTATATTGAAGGCTGATAAAAAAGAAAGTGTTGTCATGTTTGATCGTTCCAATTCTACCAAGGATGAAGGTTGTGAAAGGCTTAAAGTTTCTATGGATTTGTCAGTTTCTGCAAATCCTCAAAGTACTATGGCTGAAAAGTTTACTACTGCCGTGTCTGATTGTCAACCATGTTCACCGCACCACTTGAAGTTAGCAGACAAGGCTCATGAAGATTCTATTTTGGAAGAGGCTCGAATTATTGAG GTCAAGCGGAAGAGAATTATGGAGTTATCTGCTCACACATTACCCTCACCGGTCCTCCGAAAGTCTCACTGGAATTTTGTCCTAGAGGAAATGGCATGGTTGGCAAATGATTTTGCACAG GAGCGTCTTTGGAAGACAACTGCTGCTGCGCAACTCTGTCATCAGGCTTCTTTTACTTCTCGGCTAAGATTTGAAATGCAAAACAAGAATCTGGAGATGAAAATGTTGTCTCACACCATGGCAAAGGCTGTCATGCAGTTTTGGCATTCGGTTGAACTACTACTAGACAAGGATGTTCATGACCATAACTCTGTTGGTGGTTCAGTTGAATCTAAAATAGTTGATTCAAATGAAGCTTCTAGGGACAAGCGAAAAAATTCTGAAATG GAAACAAACAACTACTTGAAGGGACAAAATCCCCAAAAAACTGTGAAACTCAAAGTGCATTCCTATGCTTTGAGGTATTTGATAGATAGCAGGTCGCATGGGATTTCCTCTCAAGCAGAAGCACCGACAACCCCTGATAAGATATTTGATTCAGGCACTGTTGACATGTCATGGGAGGAACATCTTACAGAA GAAAGTCTTTTCTATAGAGTTCCTCACACTGCCATGGAAACTTACAGAAAATCCATTGAATCTCATTTTCTACAGTGTGAG AAAACTGGTAGTAGCATTCAAGAAGAAGTTGAAACATCCATATATGATACTGGAGCAG AGTTTGGGTGTGAAGATGTCGCATatgatgaagatgaaggagaaaCCAGCACTTATTATTTGCCTGGTACCTATGAAAGTAGAAGATCATTGAAGTCAGTTCAGAAGAAGCACAAAAACAGGATAAAGGCTTACACTCAAAGGGCCATTGAAATTGGAACTGATTTGCCTTATGCACACTATTCAACTGGAGCTCATCCGTCCGTACTATCTGGAAGTAGGTCTGCTAATTTAAATGTTGGTACGGTTCCAACGAGACGCCTGCGTACAGCCTCTCGACAAAGAGTTGTGAGTCCTTTTGCAGTGGTCACTGGGACAGTACAGGCTCTAGCTAAGACAGATGCTGCTTCAAGTGGAGATACAAATTCCTTTCAGGATGACCAGTATACTTTACATGTTGGATCACAGCTCCAGAAAAGTATGGAGGTGGAGTCGGTTGGAGATTTTGAAAAGCAGTTACCTTATGATTGTGGTGAAACATCGgttaaaataaagaaaaagaagCCCAAGAATCTG GGTTCTGGATATGATCAGGGATGGCAGTTGGATTCTGTTGTTCTAAGCGAACAG AGGGATCAGTCCAAGAAGAGATTGGATAGTCATCACTTCGAATCCAATGGAAATAGTG GTTTGTACGGGCAACACAATGTGAAGAAGCAGAAGATGACAAAGCAATCACTTGAAACTTTTGACAATATTTCTCCAATAAATAATTCTATTCCCTCCCCAGCTGCTTCACAAATGAGTAACATGTCCAATCCAAATAAATTTATTAGAATCATTAATGGACGGGATAGGGGAAGAAAAGGCAAACCACTAAAG AATTCTGCTGGAGGACAGCCTGGTTCTGGAAGTTCTTGGACACTATTTGAAGATCAG GCTCTTGTTGTCCTGGTTCATGATATGGGTCCTAACTGGGAGTTTGTGAGTGATGCTGTCAACAGTACTTTACAATTCAAG TGTATTTTTCGGAAACCAAAAGAATGCAAGGACCGTCACAAGATTTTGATGGACAAAAGTGCCGGTGATGGTGCTGATAGTGCTGAAGATTCAGGGTCTTCTCAGTCATACCCTTCTACACTACCTGGAATTCCAAAG CAGGGTAGTGCCAGGCAGTTGTTTCAACGTTTGCAAGGGCCAATGGAGGAGGAGACTTTGAAGGATCATTTTGATAAAATTATCACGATTGGGCAGAAGCAACGTTACCACAGGAATCAG AATGATAACCAGGATTTAAAACAATTAGCAACTGTGCATAATTCTCATGTGATTGCTCTTTCCCAAGTTTGCCCGAACAACTTGAATGGAGGACTTTTGAC GCCCCTTGATTTATGTGATACAAATGTAACTAGCCCGGATGTGCTATCACTTGGGTATCAAGGTTCTCATGCTGGGGGTTTAGCATTACCAAATCACAGTTCTGTACCATCAGTGCTTCCTTCTACTGGGTTAAGCTCTTCTAACCCACAGCCTTCTGGTATGGGTCTTGGCAATAACTTGTCATCACCATCTGGTCCAATGGCAGCCTCTGTTAG GGATAGCAGGTATGGAGTTCCGAGAGGCGTACCATTATCAGCAGATGAACAGCAAAGATTACAACAATATAATCATATGATATCCGGCAGAAACATGCAGCAATCTAGCATGTCGGTTCCTGGATCTCATGCAGGAAGTGATCGTGGTGTTCGCATGCTTTCTGGTGCGAATGGTATGGGCATGATGGGTGGGATTAGCAGAAGCATTGCAATGGCAAGGCCAGGTTTTCAAGGAATGACATCGTCATCTATGCTTAGTTCCGGAGGAATGCTTTCGTCTAGTATGGTGGGGATGCCAAGCCCTGTAAATATGCACCCCGGAGTTAGTGCTGGACAAGGAAACTCAATGCTGAGACCTCGTGATACTGTACATATGATGAGG CCTGGCCATAATCAAGGACACCCAAGGCAAATGATGGTTCCGGAACTTCCAATGCAGGTCACCCAAGGAAACAGCCAAGGCATTCCTGCTTTTAGTGGGATGAGTTCTGCTTTTAATAGTCAGACAACCCCCCCATCTGCTCAGCAATACCCAGGACATGCCCAGCAACAGTCTCATCTCAGCAATCCCCATCCTCATCTTCAAGGTCCGAATCACACTACAAATTCACAACAAGCCTATGCAATCCGATTGGCAAAGGAAAGGCAACTGCATCAGCAGCGTTATAttcaacagcagcaacagcagcaacagcagctTGCTGCAACAAATGCACCGATTCCACATGGTCAAGCACAAAGTTCCCAGGCCCAATCACAAAGTTCATCTCAGCAAGTATCTGTTTCACCTGCAACACCATCATCTCCTTTGACTCCGATGTCATCTCAGCATCAACAGCAAAAACATCATCTGCCACAACCTGGGTTCAGTAGAAATCCTGGTTCTAGTGTGACTAGTCAAGCAGTGAAGCAACGACAACGGCAGGCACAACAGAGGCAGTATCAACAGCCTGCGAGGCAGCATCCTAATCAGCCACAGCATGCACAGGCTCAACAGCAGGCTAAACTTTTGAAGGGAATGGGAAGAGGAAACATGTTGATCCATCAGAACAATTCTGTTGATCCTTCTCATATAAATGGATTATCTGTAGCTTCAGGAAGCCAACCTGTTGAGAAAGGTGATCAAATCACGCAAATGATGCAAGGTCAAACTTTATATCCTGGATCTGGTTTAGATCCAAGCCAACCACCCAAGCCACCAGGTTCTGCTCATCCTTCTAATAATTGCCAATTGCAGCAGAAGCTACATTCTGGATCAACCAGCTCTTCATTGAAGCAACATAAGCCATTGGCATCTTCTTCTGACAGTAACATACAAGTTCCAGTTTCACCGGTTATTTCAGGTCATATAGCTACACCAACACAGCCTGCTGCTGTTGCTCCCAACCATCACCAACTGCAGGTGCAATCTCAGACACAGTCTAAGCAAATTAATCAAACGCAACCAAATATTCAGACGACATTGCAACATAACTGTCAGGGGCATTCTGAGTCATTAAGCGCATCTCAACCTGATTCACTTAAAATTGATCAACAGCCTGGAAATAGTGCTTCTCAAGTCAGTACAAGCACCTCAATGTCTCAAGGTTCTATGGATTCAGCTAGTGTGTTAGCAGTTGCTCATACCGCGTCTTCTCAGTGGAAATCATCAGAACCACCATTTGGTTCCCCCATGCCCAATCCAGTTATTCAAGTGAGCTCTGTGGAGGGCACATCTGTTGGAAATGCAGCTGCAACTGAGTCATTGACTGTTAATCAAGGGCAGGACCCACGGCAGTCGTCGGCTAACTTGCCTTCTCATGCACATAATTCCGGGCCACAGTGGCAGCATCATCAGCCTTTGTCTCTTAAACAACAATCTTTGTTGCAACCAAACCTTTCTCAACAGTCGTGCCAACTACCAGAACAGCATCAGCCCCAGCAACATGAGCAGGAGCAACATTTTCCCAAAGACGTAGCTTTGCAACATCAACCTCAACAAGTTCAAAATCTACAACCAGAGCAGAGCAGTTTGCTTATCCGTCCACCTAACTCTAATGTGGAATGA